One genomic segment of Hymenobacter psoromatis includes these proteins:
- a CDS encoding alpha-amylase family glycosyl hydrolase: protein MSVFRALLAPLAAVSFLAASPVLAGSPLPLVRPAARPTPPVRVDPTYWFVGMKNPKLQLLVHAPGIAASQVALAAYPGVTLDGFQKLESANYLLVNLTVSPQAQPGQLRLQFKGNKSFTQTYELRPRNQEAARTQGLTQADFIYMLMPDRFSNGDPRNDVVKGTRVSRVARDSMYARHGGDLRGIQNHFDYLKQLGVTAIWPTPLIENDMPKASYHGYAVTDCYKIDPRYGTNAEYGQFVRAAHANGLKVVQDIVLNHWGTNNYLYLDQPAADWFHHFPTFTRSNYNAYALNDPHGSALDRKLENDGWFDTTMADVNQSNPLVATYSTQNFLWWVESTGLDGYRIDTYPYSDPQFLMDWGKALADEYPKLTLYGEAWEGTPSEQAFFAQNIFPPVNGFKSNLPGVLDFITTFAIADALKGGDLNKIYQSLQSDWLYTDATRNVTFLDNHDMSRFYSVIGEDFAKYKMGIAWLLTLRGIPQLYYGTEVLMKNFSDPDGKVREDFPGGWAGDKLNYFKERPGQAGAAFDYVSKLANYRKAHPVLSSGKLMQFIPQDGIYTYFRYNEADCVMVIANNTDQAKTVDGTRFAERTSGFASGVEVVSGVGVSDLKSLTVPARTVWVVELRK, encoded by the coding sequence ATGTCGGTTTTTCGCGCGTTGTTGGCCCCGCTGGCGGCCGTTTCGTTTTTGGCGGCCTCGCCGGTCCTGGCCGGTTCGCCGCTCCCGCTAGTCCGCCCGGCGGCCCGCCCTACCCCCCCCGTGCGGGTGGACCCCACGTATTGGTTTGTGGGTATGAAAAACCCGAAGTTGCAGCTGCTGGTGCACGCGCCGGGCATCGCCGCTAGCCAGGTAGCGCTGGCCGCCTACCCCGGCGTGACGCTCGACGGCTTTCAGAAGCTGGAAAGTGCTAACTACTTGCTGGTGAACCTAACAGTAAGCCCGCAGGCGCAGCCCGGCCAGCTTCGGCTTCAGTTTAAAGGTAACAAAAGCTTCACGCAGACCTACGAGTTGCGGCCCCGCAACCAGGAGGCGGCGCGCACGCAGGGCCTCACCCAGGCCGACTTTATTTACATGCTGATGCCGGACCGCTTCTCGAACGGCGACCCGCGGAACGACGTGGTGAAAGGCACCCGCGTGAGCCGGGTGGCCCGCGACTCGATGTACGCCCGCCACGGTGGCGACCTGCGCGGCATCCAGAACCACTTCGACTACCTGAAGCAGCTGGGCGTGACGGCTATCTGGCCTACCCCCCTGATAGAGAACGACATGCCCAAGGCCAGCTACCACGGCTACGCCGTGACGGACTGCTATAAAATCGACCCGCGCTACGGTACCAATGCCGAGTATGGGCAGTTTGTGCGGGCCGCCCACGCCAACGGGCTGAAGGTGGTGCAGGACATTGTGCTAAACCACTGGGGCACTAATAATTACCTATACCTGGACCAGCCGGCGGCCGACTGGTTTCACCACTTCCCGACCTTCACGCGCAGCAACTACAATGCGTATGCTTTGAATGACCCTCACGGCTCGGCCCTGGACCGGAAGCTGGAGAACGACGGCTGGTTTGACACCACAATGGCCGATGTGAACCAGAGTAACCCGTTGGTGGCGACGTATTCAACCCAGAATTTTTTGTGGTGGGTGGAAAGCACCGGCCTCGATGGCTACCGCATCGATACCTACCCCTATTCCGACCCGCAGTTCCTGATGGATTGGGGCAAAGCGCTGGCCGACGAATACCCCAAGCTGACGCTCTACGGCGAGGCGTGGGAAGGCACGCCTTCTGAGCAGGCGTTTTTCGCGCAGAATATCTTCCCGCCCGTTAATGGCTTTAAGTCGAACCTGCCGGGCGTGCTGGACTTCATCACCACCTTCGCCATCGCCGACGCGCTGAAGGGCGGCGACTTGAACAAAATCTATCAATCGCTGCAAAGCGACTGGCTCTATACCGATGCCACGCGCAACGTGACCTTCCTGGATAACCACGACATGAGCCGGTTTTATTCGGTTATTGGCGAAGATTTTGCGAAGTATAAGATGGGAATTGCCTGGCTGCTAACGTTGCGCGGTATCCCACAATTATACTACGGCACGGAGGTGCTAATGAAGAACTTTTCGGACCCCGACGGCAAGGTGCGGGAGGACTTTCCGGGCGGCTGGGCGGGCGATAAGCTCAACTATTTTAAGGAGCGGCCGGGGCAGGCGGGCGCGGCGTTCGACTATGTGAGCAAGCTGGCCAACTACCGGAAAGCGCACCCGGTGCTGAGCAGCGGTAAGCTCATGCAGTTCATCCCGCAGGATGGGATTTATACCTATTTTCGGTACAATGAGGCTGATTGCGTGATGGTTATCGCAAATAACACGGACCAGGCAAAAACGGTGGACGGCACGCGGTTTGCGGAGCGCACCAGCGGGTTTGCTTCCGGGGTGGAGGTAGTGAGTGGGGTAGGGGTGTCGGATTTGAAAAGCCTAACGGTGCCAGCACGCACGGTTTGGGTAGTAGAATTGCGGAAGTAA
- a CDS encoding GxxExxY protein produces MHENDITYLIRQSAYNVHTALGPGLLESAYEAALMHELQKAGLTVKSQVGLPMNYGEVSLDIGYRIDLLVEGKVIVELKALENILDVHHMQLVTYLKLSGCRAGLLINFNVARIKEGIFRKVNGMTEPLPPRPSANTSASSAVKTSPTP; encoded by the coding sequence ATGCACGAAAACGATATTACGTATTTGATTAGGCAATCTGCTTATAATGTGCATACTGCACTGGGACCGGGGTTGTTGGAGTCTGCTTATGAGGCGGCATTAATGCACGAATTGCAGAAAGCTGGCCTGACGGTTAAAAGTCAGGTTGGCTTGCCGATGAACTACGGTGAGGTCAGTTTGGATATAGGCTACCGCATAGACCTGCTGGTGGAAGGCAAAGTGATAGTTGAGCTAAAAGCTTTGGAAAATATCCTGGACGTTCATCACATGCAGTTAGTGACTTATTTAAAGCTATCGGGATGCCGGGCGGGCTTATTGATTAATTTCAATGTGGCACGCATTAAAGAAGGTATTTTTCGGAAAGTTAACGGCATGACCGAGCCGTTGCCTCCGCGCCCTTCCGCGAATACCTCCGCGTCTTCCGCGGTAAAAACATCGCCTACCCCATGA
- a CDS encoding alpha-amylase family glycosyl hydrolase: protein MKNLLLALTLLLPLVTLAQDPNTTDEIPQDNKLVIYQLLPRLFGNKVALNKPYGTITENGCGKFDDINDLALTKIKELGASHVWYTGVLEHATMTSYPQAGLPADDADVVKGRAGSPYAVKDYYDVDPDLAVNKKNRLEEFQALVKRTHDHGLKVIIDFIPNHVARSYHSDAKPAGVVDLGAQDDKAKAFAPNNNFYYLPGQHFVVPAGYNPLGELKGPGEDGKYNEFPAKATGNDVFSAAPTVDDWFETIKLNYGVDYQHGRQLYFEPIPDTWRKMRDILVYWAEKDVDGFRCDVAEMVPVEFWAYVIPEIKKVKPGILFLGEAYTPKEYNTYLTKGHFDFLYDKVGLYDGLRRLMRQEGTTDDITHVWKTESRGFGSHMLRFLENHDEQRIASPEFAGDPRRAIPAMTVSATLSSGPVMLYMGQEVGEPAAGSEGFSGADGRTTIFDYWGVPQWQKWLNQGKMDGGKLSEDQQKLRDFYKRLLMLAGSSEAIRRGQFYELQDANNLSKEYDQQKVYAFLRYTKGQQVLVVVNFSDTKTYRPTLLIPSEVMQRVGLDPQRVYTYRDLLGGGEARPGLNLTLEPLAALVLEIKPRE from the coding sequence ATGAAAAATCTCTTACTAGCCCTCACCTTGCTCTTGCCCCTCGTGACCCTCGCCCAAGACCCTAACACCACCGACGAGATTCCGCAGGATAACAAGCTCGTTATCTACCAGCTCCTACCCCGCCTCTTCGGCAACAAGGTGGCGCTGAACAAACCCTACGGCACCATCACAGAAAACGGTTGCGGGAAATTTGACGATATCAATGACCTGGCCCTGACCAAGATAAAGGAATTGGGAGCCTCGCACGTGTGGTACACCGGCGTGCTGGAGCACGCCACCATGACCAGCTACCCCCAGGCCGGCCTGCCCGCCGACGATGCCGACGTGGTAAAAGGCCGCGCCGGCTCGCCCTACGCCGTGAAGGACTACTACGACGTGGACCCCGACCTGGCGGTGAACAAAAAGAACCGTCTGGAAGAGTTTCAGGCCCTCGTCAAGCGTACCCACGACCACGGTTTGAAAGTTATCATCGACTTCATTCCCAACCACGTAGCGCGCTCATATCACTCCGATGCCAAGCCGGCGGGTGTGGTAGACCTGGGCGCGCAAGATGACAAAGCCAAGGCGTTCGCGCCCAATAATAACTTCTACTACCTGCCCGGCCAGCACTTCGTGGTGCCGGCCGGCTACAACCCGCTGGGAGAACTGAAGGGGCCAGGCGAAGACGGCAAATACAACGAATTTCCGGCCAAGGCCACTGGCAACGACGTATTTTCGGCCGCGCCCACGGTTGATGACTGGTTTGAAACCATTAAGCTCAACTACGGTGTGGACTACCAGCATGGTCGCCAGCTGTATTTCGAGCCGATACCCGACACCTGGCGCAAGATGCGCGACATCTTGGTGTATTGGGCTGAGAAGGACGTGGACGGCTTTCGCTGCGACGTGGCCGAGATGGTGCCCGTCGAGTTTTGGGCCTACGTTATCCCCGAAATTAAAAAGGTGAAGCCCGGCATTCTCTTCCTCGGCGAGGCCTATACTCCCAAAGAATACAATACCTACCTCACCAAGGGCCACTTCGATTTTTTGTACGATAAGGTGGGCCTCTACGACGGCCTGCGCCGGCTGATGCGCCAGGAAGGCACCACCGACGACATCACCCACGTTTGGAAAACGGAGTCGCGCGGCTTCGGCTCGCACATGCTGCGCTTCCTGGAAAACCATGACGAGCAGCGCATTGCGTCCCCGGAATTTGCCGGTGACCCGCGCCGCGCCATCCCGGCCATGACGGTATCGGCCACCCTGAGCAGCGGCCCGGTGATGCTCTACATGGGCCAGGAAGTGGGCGAGCCCGCCGCGGGCAGTGAGGGCTTTTCGGGAGCCGACGGCCGCACCACCATTTTCGATTACTGGGGCGTGCCGCAGTGGCAGAAGTGGCTGAACCAGGGCAAGATGGACGGTGGCAAGCTAAGCGAGGACCAGCAGAAGCTGCGCGATTTTTACAAGCGCCTGCTCATGCTGGCGGGCAGCAGCGAGGCCATCCGCCGGGGCCAGTTCTACGAGCTGCAAGATGCCAATAATCTCAGTAAAGAATACGACCAGCAGAAGGTGTACGCTTTTTTGCGCTATACCAAAGGCCAGCAGGTACTGGTGGTGGTCAACTTCAGCGATACCAAAACGTATCGCCCTACCCTGCTCATTCCCAGCGAAGTGATGCAGCGCGTGGGCCTCGACCCGCAGCGCGTGTACACCTACCGCGACCTGCTGGGCGGCGGGGAGGCCCGGCCCGGCCTCAACCTCACCCTGGAGCCGCTGGCCGCGCTGGTGCTGGAGATAAAGCCGCGCGAATAA
- a CDS encoding MFS transporter, whose amino-acid sequence MAASPVVASSGALRVKPRLSFWQIWNMSFGFLGIQFGFELQNSNVSRIFETLGANKDDLPLLWIAAPLTGLLVQPIIGYFSDRTWHPTWGRRRPFFFVGALLATLALFFMPNSGSLLVAASMLWIMDASINISMEPFRAFVGDLLPANQRTTGFATQSFFIGVGSVIAACLPWLFTNLFHVANIAPQGVIPPSVKYAFYMGGAALFLAVMYTVFTTREYPPVDMAEFEREKQEGTMFGGIKASFMGIFNMPKAMSQLAVVQLFTWFALFAMWIYSTNAITSNIYNMRVSSDLYQQVAQRVAHASAAVKDVPSKSFFDLSQTTEAEKKVKELAALRADIADITAHQASSADKVITTNLAGYALKNMPLTPSATTDLKRVQQQYNDGADWLGICSSVRNGVAAIFAFLLPVLARRTSRRFTHMLCLVIGGFGLISLSLVNDPRLLLGSMALVGIAWASILSMPYAMLAGALPANKMGYYMGVFNFFIVTPQIIASVGLGFLTNHLFNGNTLGALVLGGAGMILGGLLTLRVQDTDDIRLPNNMTPAENLSYDALMGDINPKI is encoded by the coding sequence ATGGCCGCCTCTCCCGTGGTTGCTTCGTCCGGCGCGCTGCGCGTCAAGCCCCGCCTCAGCTTCTGGCAAATCTGGAACATGAGCTTCGGCTTTCTGGGTATCCAGTTTGGGTTTGAATTGCAGAACTCCAACGTGAGCCGCATTTTTGAAACCCTTGGCGCCAACAAGGATGACTTGCCGCTGCTCTGGATTGCGGCCCCGCTCACCGGACTGCTGGTGCAGCCAATTATTGGCTACTTCTCCGACCGAACCTGGCACCCTACCTGGGGGCGGCGGCGGCCGTTTTTCTTCGTGGGCGCGCTGCTGGCTACGCTGGCGCTGTTTTTCATGCCCAATTCTGGCTCGCTCCTGGTGGCAGCTAGTATGCTGTGGATTATGGATGCTAGCATCAACATCTCGATGGAGCCGTTCCGGGCTTTTGTGGGCGACCTACTGCCGGCCAACCAGCGCACCACCGGCTTTGCTACGCAGAGCTTTTTTATTGGAGTGGGGTCGGTTATCGCGGCTTGCCTGCCGTGGCTGTTCACCAATCTGTTTCACGTGGCCAACATTGCGCCGCAGGGCGTTATTCCGCCTTCCGTGAAATACGCATTTTACATGGGCGGGGCGGCGCTCTTTCTGGCTGTGATGTACACCGTGTTCACCACCCGCGAATATCCACCAGTGGATATGGCCGAATTCGAGCGCGAGAAGCAGGAGGGCACCATGTTTGGCGGCATCAAAGCCTCGTTTATGGGTATTTTTAACATGCCCAAGGCCATGAGTCAGCTAGCTGTGGTGCAGCTGTTTACCTGGTTTGCGCTGTTTGCCATGTGGATTTACTCTACCAATGCCATTACCAGCAATATTTACAACATGAGGGTCAGCAGCGACTTATATCAGCAGGTAGCGCAGCGGGTAGCACATGCCTCGGCGGCGGTAAAAGATGTACCTAGCAAAAGCTTCTTCGACCTGAGCCAGACCACGGAAGCCGAGAAAAAAGTGAAAGAGCTAGCCGCCCTGCGCGCCGACATCGCCGATATTACTGCCCACCAGGCAAGCAGCGCCGACAAGGTTATTACGACCAACCTGGCCGGCTACGCGCTGAAAAATATGCCGCTGACGCCCTCCGCAACTACCGACCTCAAGCGGGTGCAACAGCAGTACAACGATGGGGCCGACTGGCTGGGCATCTGCTCGTCGGTGCGCAACGGGGTAGCGGCCATCTTCGCGTTTTTGCTGCCCGTGCTGGCCCGGCGTACCAGCCGCCGCTTCACCCACATGCTGTGCCTGGTTATTGGTGGGTTTGGGCTGATTTCGCTGAGCCTAGTCAATGACCCGCGCCTGCTGCTGGGGTCAATGGCGCTAGTGGGCATTGCCTGGGCCAGCATTTTGTCGATGCCCTACGCCATGCTGGCCGGCGCGCTACCCGCCAATAAAATGGGATACTACATGGGCGTATTCAACTTTTTCATCGTTACGCCGCAAATCATCGCCTCGGTAGGCTTAGGCTTCCTGACCAACCACTTGTTCAACGGCAACACGCTGGGCGCGCTGGTGCTGGGTGGGGCGGGGATGATTCTGGGGGGCCTGCTCACGCTGCGCGTGCAAGACACTGACGACATTCGCCTGCCCAACAACATGACGCCGGCCGAAAACCTGTCCTATGATGCGCTAATGGGCGACATAAATCCCAAGATTTAG
- a CDS encoding zinc dependent phospholipase C family protein, translating into MKNLFFFCLLSLVLPAPVRAWGFFGHRLLNRLAVYTLPPEMLPFFKANIDYLTNNATRPDSRRTVVPTEAPRHFMDVDVYGDSALTRHGLPRAYADAVALAGGEDSLLRHGIVPWQVALIKNQLTAAFRAQDTDRILYLAADLGHYVADACVPLHTTRNYNGQLTGQRGIHALWESRLPELQATDYDLLTGQAPYLEQPTEAAWAAVARAHAAVDSVFRMEKLVSAELAEDRKFSYEQRGNQTIRVYSREFSLAYHRRLNGQVERQLRYAARLIGAFWYTCWVDAGQPDLTGLDQQPSAAAQLQAAQEAKAASAAPPTPLPGHEE; encoded by the coding sequence ATGAAGAATCTCTTCTTTTTCTGCCTTCTCTCGCTGGTATTGCCCGCGCCGGTGCGCGCCTGGGGCTTTTTCGGGCACCGATTACTCAATCGGCTGGCCGTATACACGTTGCCGCCCGAGATGCTGCCGTTTTTCAAGGCTAATATTGACTATCTCACCAACAACGCTACCCGGCCCGACTCGCGGCGCACGGTGGTGCCCACCGAGGCCCCGCGCCACTTCATGGATGTGGACGTGTACGGCGATAGTGCGCTTACGCGCCACGGCCTACCCCGCGCCTACGCCGATGCGGTGGCCCTGGCCGGCGGCGAGGATTCCTTGCTGCGCCACGGCATCGTGCCCTGGCAGGTGGCCCTCATAAAAAACCAGCTCACCGCCGCCTTCCGCGCTCAGGACACCGACCGCATCCTGTACCTGGCCGCCGACCTGGGGCACTACGTAGCCGATGCCTGCGTGCCACTGCACACCACCCGCAACTACAACGGCCAACTTACCGGCCAGCGCGGCATTCACGCGCTCTGGGAGTCGCGCCTACCCGAGCTGCAAGCTACTGACTACGACCTGCTCACCGGCCAGGCTCCCTACCTGGAGCAGCCCACCGAAGCCGCCTGGGCCGCCGTGGCCCGCGCCCACGCCGCCGTAGACTCGGTGTTTCGCATGGAAAAGCTGGTATCGGCGGAGCTGGCCGAGGACCGCAAATTCAGCTACGAGCAGCGCGGCAACCAGACCATCCGGGTCTACTCGCGCGAGTTCAGCCTCGCCTACCACCGGCGCTTAAACGGCCAGGTGGAGCGCCAGCTTCGCTACGCGGCCCGGCTCATCGGAGCTTTCTGGTACACCTGCTGGGTCGATGCCGGCCAGCCCGACCTCACAGGCCTGGACCAGCAGCCTTCGGCCGCCGCGCAGCTGCAAGCCGCGCAGGAAGCCAAGGCGGCGAGCGCCGCGCCCCCTACCCCCCTGCCGGGGCATGAGGAGTAG
- the def gene encoding peptide deformylase, with the protein MILPIVAIGDPVLKTLAKNLPADLPATDLQQLVQDMFETMYAAHGVGLAAPQVGRSVRLFVMDSGPMVTVDEDDEDEPVEVAAPDEIAEMPFKRAFINPQMLSETGEPWGFEEGCLSIPGVRELVQRCPSILLRYEDENRQVHEEAFSGMAARIIQHEYDHLEGILFTDKLSAFKKQLLKGRLARISKGDVKHEYRMKFPTSVRR; encoded by the coding sequence ATGATTCTCCCGATTGTTGCCATCGGCGACCCCGTTCTCAAGACCCTCGCCAAAAACCTGCCCGCTGACCTGCCCGCCACTGACCTGCAGCAGCTGGTACAGGATATGTTTGAAACCATGTACGCGGCCCACGGCGTGGGCCTGGCCGCCCCGCAGGTGGGCCGCAGCGTGCGCCTGTTCGTAATGGACTCGGGCCCGATGGTGACCGTGGACGAAGACGACGAAGATGAGCCCGTGGAAGTAGCTGCCCCCGACGAAATCGCCGAAATGCCCTTCAAACGCGCCTTCATCAACCCCCAAATGCTGAGCGAAACCGGCGAGCCCTGGGGCTTCGAGGAAGGCTGCCTGAGCATACCGGGGGTGCGCGAGCTGGTGCAGCGCTGCCCCAGCATCTTGCTGCGCTACGAGGACGAAAACCGCCAAGTGCACGAGGAGGCATTCAGCGGCATGGCCGCCCGCATTATTCAGCACGAGTACGACCACCTGGAAGGCATCTTGTTCACGGACAAGCTTTCCGCTTTCAAAAAGCAACTGCTGAAAGGCCGGCTGGCCCGCATCAGCAAGGGCGATGTGAAGCACGAATACCGGATGAAATTTCCGACCAGCGTGCGCCGCTAG
- the ruvX gene encoding Holliday junction resolvase RuvX gives MSPTPPGRILALDYGHKRVGLAITDPLQLIASPLDTIHSQDVIKFVLDYHQREPLAAVVVGMPRTLLNEPTDSTSAVVGLLRRLRRELPAVPIHEVDERFTSRLAKQAMLAGGLGRKARQNKATVDKVSAALILQSFLESPLHA, from the coding sequence ATGTCTCCTACCCCGCCCGGCCGCATTCTTGCCCTCGACTACGGCCACAAGCGGGTGGGGCTGGCCATTACTGACCCTTTGCAGCTCATCGCTTCGCCGCTAGATACTATTCATAGCCAAGATGTTATAAAGTTCGTTCTCGACTATCATCAGCGCGAGCCGCTGGCCGCCGTGGTAGTTGGGATGCCGCGCACGCTGCTGAATGAGCCCACCGACTCGACCAGCGCCGTGGTGGGGCTGTTGCGCCGCCTGCGCCGCGAGCTGCCCGCCGTGCCCATTCACGAAGTGGACGAGCGCTTCACCTCGCGCCTGGCCAAGCAGGCCATGCTGGCCGGCGGCCTGGGCCGCAAAGCCCGCCAAAACAAGGCCACCGTGGATAAGGTGAGCGCGGCGCTTATTCTCCAGTCTTTTTTAGAATCCCCTTTGCACGCATGA
- a CDS encoding S41 family peptidase — translation MATPLLPAGAINPARQPARAGWGARRWGLALLPLLTLGIGIILGTNPFRPRTENPDATARGYLRYKEILTYVDRDYVDSVDADGLTNYAVAQLLGKLDPHSVYIRAQDREQIDAFLQSSFDGVGLEFNLFRDTATVVTALPGGPAAGAGLLPGDQLLRVGPTPVAGAHLSYGRLGQLLHGPRGSSVSLVVARPGQVQPLRFQFSRGRLPNLSVEPGVLLEDNQTGYIRVNRFASSTYDEFKAQLADLRHQSVKRLILDLRGNPGGYLDRATRLADEFIAGSRKIVYTVGKDEQYDSETYAHEAGDWEQPPLVVLVDENSASAAEVLAGALQDHDRALLVGRRTFGKGLVQQPIALQEGGELRLTVARYYTPVGRCIQKPYGPDKETYDQELAGRQQRGELAAADTVQFAVGPRFRTDHGRVVYGGGGIMPDVFVPRDTLAQSAYYGRLQRLGALQAYALAFYRQHKVELGGLRFAQYQAVFLVTDTELDGLLRLAAQAGLRPDRAALRRCAPALRGALKADIARLAYGPEAARAVLRDDDAELREALRVAQDSTAQLTLRGK, via the coding sequence ATGGCTACGCCGCTGCTGCCCGCCGGGGCTATTAATCCGGCCCGGCAACCCGCCCGCGCCGGCTGGGGGGCGCGGCGGTGGGGGCTGGCGCTGCTACCCCTGCTTACGCTCGGAATTGGCATTATTCTGGGTACCAACCCCTTCCGGCCCCGTACCGAAAACCCCGACGCTACGGCCCGCGGCTACCTGCGCTATAAAGAAATCCTCACCTACGTGGACCGCGACTACGTGGACTCGGTGGATGCTGATGGGCTGACCAACTATGCCGTGGCCCAGCTACTGGGCAAGCTCGACCCGCACTCCGTCTACATCCGGGCCCAGGACCGGGAGCAGATTGATGCGTTTCTGCAAAGCAGCTTTGATGGGGTAGGGCTGGAGTTCAATCTTTTTCGGGATACCGCGACCGTGGTGACCGCGCTGCCCGGCGGCCCGGCCGCCGGGGCGGGCCTGCTACCCGGCGACCAGCTGCTGCGGGTGGGCCCTACCCCCGTGGCCGGGGCGCACCTCAGCTACGGGCGGCTGGGGCAGCTGCTGCACGGGCCGCGTGGCAGCAGCGTGAGCTTGGTGGTGGCTCGGCCGGGCCAGGTGCAGCCGTTGCGGTTTCAATTTAGCCGGGGCCGCCTGCCCAATCTATCCGTTGAGCCTGGCGTGCTGCTGGAGGATAATCAGACGGGTTATATTCGGGTTAATCGGTTTGCTAGCAGTACGTATGATGAATTTAAGGCCCAGCTGGCCGACCTGCGGCACCAAAGCGTGAAGCGGCTCATCCTGGACCTGCGCGGCAACCCCGGCGGCTACCTCGACCGCGCCACCCGCCTGGCCGATGAGTTTATCGCCGGGTCGCGCAAAATCGTGTATACCGTGGGCAAAGACGAGCAATACGACTCCGAAACCTACGCCCACGAGGCCGGCGACTGGGAGCAGCCCCCGCTGGTGGTGCTCGTGGACGAAAATAGCGCCTCGGCCGCCGAAGTGCTGGCCGGCGCGCTGCAAGACCACGACCGCGCCCTGCTGGTGGGCCGCCGCACCTTCGGCAAGGGCCTGGTGCAGCAGCCCATTGCCTTGCAGGAGGGCGGCGAGCTGCGCCTCACGGTGGCCCGCTACTACACGCCGGTAGGCCGCTGCATTCAGAAGCCCTACGGCCCCGACAAGGAAACCTACGACCAGGAGCTGGCCGGCCGCCAGCAGCGGGGCGAGCTGGCCGCGGCCGACACCGTGCAGTTTGCCGTAGGCCCGCGCTTTCGCACCGACCACGGCCGGGTGGTGTATGGCGGCGGCGGTATCATGCCCGACGTATTTGTACCCCGCGATACCCTCGCTCAATCGGCCTATTATGGCCGCCTCCAGCGCCTGGGCGCACTCCAAGCCTACGCGCTGGCTTTCTACCGGCAACATAAGGTGGAGCTGGGCGGCCTGCGCTTTGCGCAGTACCAGGCCGTGTTTCTGGTCACCGATACCGAGCTGGATGGCTTGCTGCGCCTGGCCGCCCAGGCCGGCCTGCGCCCCGACCGGGCCGCGCTGCGCCGCTGCGCACCTGCCCTGCGCGGGGCTCTCAAGGCCGATATCGCCCGCCTGGCCTACGGCCCCGAAGCCGCCCGCGCCGTGCTGCGCGACGATGACGCCGAGCTGCGCGAGGCCCTGCGCGTGGCCCAGGACAGTACCGCCCAACTGACGCTGCGGGGTAAATAA